The Niallia alba genome includes a window with the following:
- a CDS encoding G5 and 3D domain-containing protein, with product MKNLFSKSLSRKKVSIFLASFIVFASSLGFLIYETTKNTVALTLNGKEQIIETHSSTIQQIFDDLDITVGSEDYVFPSLNTKVTDNLEVVWKKAKQVELQKDDEKKTVWTTVDTVKEFLEEQKISLNEHDQINQKENNAIEHNMEVVVHTAFPVTLVDAGKKKQVWSTSTTVADFLTQHKISLEKLDRVEPALKEKVKEETVVHITRIEKVTDVVEQPINFAVITQKDDDLPHGTEKVLKEGTEGLVSKKYEVTKENGKEISRKLLSETTVKEKQDKIVSVGTKGEVVQLASRGEESGQEVYVNSTAYTASCNGCSGRTATGIDLKANPNAKVIAVDPSFIPLGTKVYVEGYGYAVAADTGGSVKGQKIDVFFATKAEAYRWGNKQVKIKIIN from the coding sequence ATGAAAAACCTGTTTTCGAAATCTTTGAGCAGGAAAAAAGTGTCCATCTTTTTAGCTAGTTTCATCGTTTTTGCGAGTAGCTTAGGATTTTTAATTTATGAAACTACTAAAAATACAGTGGCACTAACGCTAAACGGTAAAGAACAAATCATCGAGACGCACTCATCTACTATACAACAAATATTTGATGACTTAGACATTACCGTTGGCTCAGAAGATTATGTGTTTCCCTCGTTAAACACAAAAGTTACAGATAACCTAGAAGTTGTCTGGAAGAAAGCTAAACAGGTTGAACTGCAAAAAGACGACGAGAAGAAAACGGTTTGGACAACAGTAGATACTGTTAAGGAATTTTTAGAAGAACAAAAAATTTCTTTGAACGAGCATGATCAGATCAATCAGAAAGAAAACAATGCAATAGAACATAACATGGAAGTTGTCGTACATACAGCATTTCCAGTAACACTAGTAGACGCAGGAAAGAAAAAACAAGTATGGTCCACTTCGACTACGGTCGCTGACTTTTTAACACAACATAAAATATCACTTGAAAAATTAGACCGAGTTGAACCAGCTCTAAAGGAAAAAGTGAAAGAGGAAACTGTTGTTCATATAACAAGAATAGAAAAGGTCACCGATGTAGTGGAACAACCGATTAATTTTGCCGTAATCACCCAAAAAGACGATGATCTTCCTCACGGAACAGAAAAAGTACTTAAAGAGGGTACAGAAGGGTTAGTCTCTAAAAAGTATGAAGTTACGAAGGAAAATGGCAAAGAGATTTCCCGAAAATTACTCAGTGAAACAACAGTGAAAGAAAAGCAGGATAAAATTGTATCTGTTGGAACAAAAGGCGAAGTCGTACAACTTGCATCCCGAGGCGAAGAAAGCGGGCAAGAAGTATATGTCAATTCAACAGCGTATACTGCTAGCTGTAATGGATGTTCTGGCCGGACGGCTACTGGGATTGATCTGAAGGCTAATCCGAATGCGAAAGTAATTGCTGTCGACCCAAGCTTTATCCCATTGGGAACAAAGGTTTATGTAGAAGGCTATGGCTATGCTGTTGCAGCGGATACAGGCGGAAGTGTAAAAGGGCAGAAAATTGATGTTTTCTTTGCTACAAAAGCAGAAGCTTACCGTTGGGGTAACAAGCAAGTCAAGATTAAAATAATTAATTAA
- the rnmV gene encoding ribonuclease M5: MKIKEIIVVEGRDDTTAIKRAVDADTIETNGSAINQETLDKIKLAQKTRGVIVLTDPDYPGQKIRHTIEKHIPDCKHAFIPKELAIHKHGKGVGVEHASVEAIREALKDAHPMQEAIIEEISKEDLIDAGLIGGADSKERREQLGKFLKIGYTNGKQLYKRLLMFHITKEEFAQAIKEIRQEDKNV, translated from the coding sequence ATGAAGATTAAAGAAATAATAGTAGTGGAAGGACGAGATGATACTACCGCTATTAAGCGAGCGGTTGATGCAGATACAATCGAAACAAATGGATCAGCAATTAATCAGGAAACATTGGATAAAATAAAGCTAGCGCAAAAAACAAGAGGAGTTATTGTATTGACTGACCCAGACTATCCTGGTCAAAAAATTCGTCATACAATTGAAAAGCATATTCCAGATTGTAAACATGCCTTTATTCCAAAAGAACTTGCTATTCATAAGCATGGAAAAGGGGTTGGGGTGGAACACGCTTCAGTAGAGGCAATTCGAGAGGCATTAAAAGATGCTCATCCTATGCAGGAAGCAATAATAGAAGAAATTTCAAAAGAAGATTTAATTGATGCGGGATTAATTGGCGGTGCTGATTCTAAGGAACGTAGAGAACAGTTAGGTAAGTTTCTTAAAATCGGGTATACAAATGGGAAACAACTTTATAAAAGACTATTGATGTTTCATATTACAAAGGAAGAATTTGCACAAGCCATTAAGGAAATACGCCAGGAGGATAAGAATGTATAA
- the rsmA gene encoding 16S rRNA (adenine(1518)-N(6)/adenine(1519)-N(6))-dimethyltransferase RsmA encodes MYKDIATPARTRAILDKYGFSFKKSLGQNFLIDTNILRNIVDHAQLTEESGAIEVGPGIGALTEQLAKRSKKVVAYEIDQRLLPILKETLEPYPHAKIIHQDILKANVKEMLDTEFSDIRDVMLVANLPYYVTTPIIMKILEEKLPLRGIVVMLQKEVAERISAKPGTKEYGSLSIAIQYYTKPEVVMIVPKTVFVPQPNVDSAVIRLTIRETPSVVVINEDFFFQVTRASFAQRRKTILNNLSSQLERGKEKKADIIEALNQANIEPSRRGESLSIEEFAKLSDALYEKFS; translated from the coding sequence ATGTATAAAGATATAGCAACACCTGCACGAACAAGAGCAATTCTAGATAAGTATGGTTTTTCTTTTAAGAAAAGCTTAGGACAGAATTTTTTGATTGATACAAACATTTTACGAAATATTGTGGATCATGCACAGCTAACAGAAGAATCTGGTGCAATTGAAGTTGGTCCTGGAATTGGTGCATTAACAGAACAATTAGCAAAGCGCAGCAAAAAGGTTGTTGCCTATGAAATCGACCAACGTCTATTGCCTATTTTAAAGGAAACACTCGAGCCATATCCACATGCAAAAATTATTCATCAGGATATTTTAAAAGCTAACGTAAAAGAAATGTTAGACACAGAGTTTAGTGATATTCGTGATGTTATGCTCGTTGCTAATTTGCCTTATTATGTTACCACACCGATTATTATGAAGATTTTAGAAGAAAAGCTTCCTTTGAGAGGAATTGTCGTTATGCTTCAAAAAGAGGTGGCGGAACGAATTTCTGCTAAACCAGGAACGAAGGAATATGGTTCTCTGTCCATTGCTATTCAGTATTATACGAAACCAGAAGTAGTCATGATTGTTCCAAAAACTGTTTTTGTTCCACAACCAAATGTAGATTCAGCTGTTATTCGTCTTACTATCAGGGAAACACCGTCTGTTGTAGTAATAAATGAAGACTTTTTCTTTCAAGTAACAAGAGCAAGTTTTGCACAAAGAAGAAAAACCATCCTCAATAATCTATCGAGCCAATTAGAGAGAGGAAAAGAAAAGAAGGCAGACATTATAGAGGCGCTTAACCAAGCGAATATCGAACCTTCTAGGCGCGGAGAATCATTGTCTATCGAAGAGTTTGCGAAGTTAAGCGATGCGCTGTATGAAAAGTTTAGCTAA
- the yabG gene encoding sporulation peptidase YabG has translation MTINIMDIVGRESYNCDLLFRIIDTKEVNGKKIAILYGEDFRLIADAPYEDLVLVNQPMQRKISQKVQLMEEQSLQLFRQDVNLLRRKQEYQVTEAYSKPSNYFQLPGKVLHIDGDPNYLKKCLTLYEKIGIPVNGVHCNEKEMPGKIGSLLDYYRPDILVITGHDAYSKALGEKNDINAYRHSKYFVQTVREARKKLPNLDQLVIFAGACQSHFESLIYAGANFASSPSRVNIHALDPVYIVAKISFTPFMERVNVWDVLRNTLTGEKGLGGIETKGVLRAGMPYHTNQSEEV, from the coding sequence GTGACTATAAATATCATGGATATCGTCGGTAGAGAGTCTTATAATTGTGATCTATTATTTCGAATCATCGATACAAAAGAAGTGAATGGCAAAAAAATAGCCATTCTTTATGGAGAGGATTTTCGACTAATTGCTGATGCTCCATACGAAGATTTAGTGTTAGTTAATCAGCCAATGCAACGGAAGATTTCACAAAAAGTGCAGTTGATGGAGGAACAATCTCTCCAGTTATTTCGACAAGATGTGAATCTCTTAAGAAGAAAGCAGGAGTATCAAGTAACTGAAGCTTATAGCAAACCTTCTAACTATTTTCAATTACCAGGAAAAGTGCTTCATATTGATGGAGATCCCAACTATTTAAAAAAATGTCTCACCTTATATGAAAAAATCGGGATACCTGTAAATGGAGTGCATTGTAATGAAAAAGAGATGCCTGGTAAGATAGGGAGTTTGCTGGATTACTATCGCCCAGATATACTAGTTATAACAGGTCATGACGCTTATTCTAAGGCGTTAGGAGAAAAGAATGATATCAATGCATACCGCCATTCAAAATATTTTGTACAGACCGTCAGAGAGGCGAGAAAGAAGCTTCCTAATTTGGATCAGTTAGTCATCTTTGCTGGAGCTTGTCAATCTCACTTTGAATCTCTGATTTATGCAGGAGCCAATTTTGCTAGTTCCCCTTCAAGAGTAAATATTCATGCGCTTGATCCGGTTTATATTGTTGCAAAAATTAGCTTTACGCCATTTATGGAAAGAGTAAACGTTTGGGATGTTTTAAGGAATACACTAACTGGCGAAAAAGGGTTAGGGGGAATTGAAACGAAAGGAGTCCTTCGAGCAGGTATGCCATATCATACAAATCAATCAGAAGAGGTATGA
- the veg gene encoding biofilm formation stimulator Veg, producing the protein MAKTLSDIKKALDSNLGKRLMLKANGGRRKTIERSGVLAETYPSVFVVELDQDENAFERVSYSYADVLTETVQITFFEDTSGQIALS; encoded by the coding sequence ATGGCAAAAACATTATCAGATATAAAAAAAGCTCTTGATTCAAATTTAGGAAAAAGGCTTATGCTGAAGGCAAATGGCGGTCGTCGCAAGACAATAGAACGTTCAGGAGTATTAGCAGAGACTTATCCATCTGTATTTGTAGTGGAGTTAGATCAGGATGAAAATGCATTTGAACGTGTATCATACAGCTATGCAGATGTTTTAACAGAAACGGTTCAAATTACCTTCTTTGAGGATACATCAGGACAAATTGCTTTAAGCTAA
- a CDS encoding small, acid-soluble spore protein, alpha/beta type, which translates to MGRRKGIMSEGLKEELAKELGFYDVVQKEGWGGIRARDAGDMVKRAIEIAEQSLLTQNKE; encoded by the coding sequence TTGGGTAGACGAAAAGGGATTATGTCTGAAGGGCTAAAGGAAGAATTAGCAAAAGAACTTGGTTTCTATGATGTAGTTCAGAAAGAGGGCTGGGGCGGTATTCGCGCAAGAGATGCAGGGGATATGGTCAAAAGAGCAATAGAAATAGCAGAGCAAAGTCTTCTTACTCAAAATAAAGAGTAA